From Halotia branconii CENA392, the proteins below share one genomic window:
- a CDS encoding TIGR00297 family protein — translation MLSLIDSANPWLAGAGLNAILLGLVWIAPKKLLTPAGLFHAWLLGVLIWGTLGWQGYVVVVFYFLVGSGVTRIGMAQKEIEGIAEKRSGARGPENVWGSALTGALCALGIGVINFGFLASSPQFLVSSLQSLLLLGYVASFSTKLSDTCASEVGKAYGKSTFLITTLQPVPRGTEGAVSLEGTLAGVVASVAIALIGWGVGLINLLGIGWCVLAAFIATNLESVIGATLQSKYTWLTNEVVNILNTLIGAIAAMLFAWIWTSIFA, via the coding sequence ATGTTATCTTTAATTGACTCTGCGAATCCTTGGTTAGCGGGAGCAGGATTAAACGCAATTTTATTGGGTTTAGTTTGGATTGCTCCTAAAAAGTTGCTGACTCCAGCAGGATTATTCCATGCTTGGTTACTGGGTGTATTGATTTGGGGAACTTTGGGTTGGCAGGGGTATGTAGTAGTTGTGTTCTATTTTCTGGTTGGTTCTGGGGTGACACGCATTGGTATGGCACAAAAGGAAATAGAAGGAATAGCTGAAAAGCGTTCCGGAGCCAGAGGCCCAGAAAATGTTTGGGGTTCGGCTTTGACTGGGGCGTTGTGTGCTTTAGGAATAGGAGTGATCAATTTTGGATTTCTAGCTTCTAGTCCTCAATTTTTAGTATCTAGTCTTCAATCACTGTTACTACTAGGCTATGTAGCTAGTTTTAGTACCAAACTTTCTGACACTTGTGCCAGTGAAGTGGGTAAAGCTTATGGTAAAAGTACCTTTTTGATTACCACACTACAACCAGTACCTCGTGGTACGGAAGGGGCGGTTAGCTTAGAGGGAACTTTAGCGGGTGTGGTAGCCTCAGTTGCGATCGCCTTAATTGGTTGGGGTGTCGGTTTGATTAACTTATTAGGAATAGGCTGGTGTGTATTAGCAGCGTTTATTGCTACCAATTTAGAAAGTGTTATTGGGGCAACATTGCAGTCTAAATATACTTGGCTGACCAATGAAGTCGTGAATATTTTGAATACATTAATTGGGGCGATCGCAGCTATGCTATTTGCTTGGATATGGACAAGCATTTTTGCTTAA
- a CDS encoding peptidylprolyl isomerase, with product MESLSFLTVDDQPLSIDKAVKYLQASGKLAQFIGDILRQHVIEQEIQIRDDMEISPALTEQTIIDFRLKNQLTDPQTFQEWLKNNGTDYATFHSSVTFGFKLEKLKNLLTETKLPEYFIERKIFLDRVILSRIVVNNQELSEELQTQIEEGGSFEQLAKEYSLSDDRMVNGMMGPISRGTMPDKLRAAVDIANPGQLVGPIELEGSYGLFRVEQFLPASLEDTQLKQALQNELFEKWLAEKIQKLTVKLQVS from the coding sequence ATGGAATCTTTATCATTTTTGACCGTTGATGACCAACCACTTTCTATTGACAAAGCAGTAAAATATCTGCAAGCCTCTGGAAAGTTAGCTCAATTTATTGGTGATATTCTTCGTCAGCACGTTATTGAGCAAGAAATCCAAATACGAGACGATATGGAAATCAGTCCCGCTTTAACAGAACAGACAATTATTGATTTCCGCCTCAAAAATCAACTGACAGACCCCCAAACTTTTCAAGAATGGTTAAAGAATAATGGCACAGATTACGCGACTTTTCATTCATCAGTTACTTTTGGTTTTAAATTAGAAAAATTGAAAAATCTGCTGACAGAAACAAAACTTCCAGAATATTTCATTGAACGTAAGATTTTTCTAGATCGCGTAATACTCTCTCGAATTGTTGTTAATAATCAAGAACTCAGTGAAGAACTACAAACTCAAATTGAAGAAGGAGGTAGTTTTGAACAATTAGCCAAAGAGTATTCGCTGTCAGATGACCGGATGGTGAACGGCATGATGGGGCCAATTAGCCGGGGAACAATGCCAGATAAATTGAGGGCTGCTGTTGATATAGCAAATCCAGGACAATTGGTAGGGCCAATTGAACTGGAAGGAAGTTATGGTTTGTTTCGAGTAGAACAATTTCTGCCAGCATCTTTAGAAGATACTCAACTCAAGCAAGCATTACAAAATGAATTATTTGAAAAATGGCTAGCAGAGAAAATCCAAAAATTGACGGTCAAACTACAAGTGAGCTAA
- a CDS encoding AMP-dependent synthetase/ligase: MSKTQPTSDFLSNITRRESQELQRLVDYTNVDLLPDIWPLAAKQFGNIVALRNPHAKPEVVITYAQLAEKIQQFAAGLQALGVQAGDRVCLIADNSPRWFIADQGIMTTGAIDAVRSAQAEKEELLFIVTNSGSTVLIVEDLKILEKLRDRLHDLPIKLVVSLADEAPPDDETLQVLNFSQLIEIGINHTFVPVKPSPDTLATLIYTSGTTGKPKGVMLSHNNLMHQVKALGAVIQPQPGDIVLSILPTWHSYERSGEYFLLSQGCTQIYTNLRSVKRDLQQFKPNYMIAVPRLWESIYEGVQKQFREQAASKQRLVKFLLETSEKYIKARRIAEGLSLDHLDSSAFQRLTAKMTASALYPIHALGERLVYAKVRQATGGQMKYVISGGGALPRHIDNFFEITGVELLQGYGLTETSPVANARRPWRNFRGSSGQPIPGTEVKIIDSETRQPLPAGQRGLVLLRGFHIMQGYYQNPEATAKVIDADGWFDSGDLGWVTPQNDLVLTGRAKDTIVLTNGENIEPQPIEDACLRSPFVDQIMLVGQDQRSLGALIVPNIEALEKWAASQNLNSNVQDDNVTSSSSQKIDLESKMIQDLFRQELNREVKNRPGYRPDDRIGPFRLVLEPFSIENGLMTQTLKIRRHIVTEHYHDIINGMFA; encoded by the coding sequence ATGTCGAAAACTCAACCTACATCTGATTTTTTATCTAACATCACAAGGCGAGAAAGCCAGGAATTACAACGTTTAGTAGATTATACAAACGTAGATTTGTTACCAGATATTTGGCCATTGGCAGCAAAGCAATTTGGTAATATTGTTGCTCTCCGTAATCCTCATGCTAAACCAGAAGTAGTAATTACCTATGCTCAGTTAGCAGAGAAAATTCAACAATTTGCTGCTGGCTTGCAAGCATTGGGAGTCCAAGCAGGCGATCGCGTCTGTTTAATTGCTGATAATAGTCCCAGATGGTTTATTGCCGATCAAGGCATCATGACTACTGGGGCAATTGATGCAGTGCGTAGCGCCCAAGCCGAAAAAGAAGAATTGCTGTTTATCGTTACTAATAGTGGCAGCACAGTACTCATAGTTGAAGATTTAAAAATTCTAGAGAAACTGCGCGATCGCTTGCATGATTTACCGATTAAATTAGTAGTCTCACTTGCTGATGAAGCACCACCAGATGATGAAACCCTCCAGGTGCTCAATTTTTCGCAGCTCATAGAAATTGGTATCAACCATACTTTTGTACCAGTCAAGCCCAGCCCTGATACTCTAGCGACTTTAATTTATACATCTGGTACAACAGGTAAACCCAAGGGTGTGATGCTTTCTCATAACAATTTAATGCATCAGGTAAAAGCTCTGGGGGCAGTCATCCAACCACAACCAGGAGATATTGTTCTCAGCATCTTGCCTACATGGCACAGCTATGAACGCAGTGGTGAATATTTCTTGCTTTCTCAAGGTTGTACGCAAATTTATACTAATTTGCGTTCTGTCAAACGAGATTTACAACAATTTAAACCCAACTACATGATCGCTGTGCCGCGTCTATGGGAATCAATTTATGAGGGAGTCCAAAAGCAATTCCGTGAACAAGCAGCCAGCAAGCAACGCTTAGTGAAATTTTTACTAGAAACTAGCGAGAAATATATTAAAGCAAGGCGAATTGCTGAAGGCTTGAGTTTAGATCATCTTGATTCTTCAGCTTTTCAAAGGTTAACAGCTAAAATGACAGCATCCGCTTTGTACCCTATCCATGCTTTAGGAGAACGCTTGGTTTATGCCAAAGTCCGGCAAGCCACAGGAGGACAAATGAAGTATGTGATTAGCGGTGGCGGTGCGCTACCGAGGCACATTGATAACTTTTTTGAAATTACTGGTGTAGAACTTTTACAGGGTTACGGTTTAACAGAAACTTCTCCTGTAGCTAACGCGCGTCGTCCTTGGCGCAATTTCCGTGGTTCATCCGGGCAACCAATCCCCGGAACAGAAGTTAAGATTATAGATTCTGAAACTCGCCAACCTTTACCAGCTGGTCAACGAGGTTTGGTCTTGCTAAGAGGCTTTCATATCATGCAAGGTTATTATCAAAACCCCGAAGCAACGGCGAAAGTTATTGATGCTGACGGTTGGTTTGATAGCGGCGATTTGGGTTGGGTAACACCACAGAATGACTTAGTATTGACTGGCAGAGCCAAAGATACGATTGTCTTAACCAATGGAGAGAACATTGAACCGCAGCCAATTGAAGATGCTTGTTTGCGATCGCCTTTTGTTGACCAAATTATGCTTGTTGGTCAAGATCAACGTAGTCTAGGTGCTTTGATTGTGCCGAATATCGAAGCCTTAGAAAAATGGGCAGCTAGTCAGAACCTCAATTCCAATGTACAGGATGACAATGTTACCTCCTCATCCAGTCAAAAAATTGACCTGGAGAGTAAAATGATCCAGGATTTATTTCGGCAAGAATTGAATCGGGAAGTGAAAAACCGTCCAGGTTATCGACCAGATGACCGCATTGGGCCATTCAGATTAGTTCTAGAGCCATTTTCCATCGAAAATGGTTTGATGACACAAACCCTGAAAATCCGGCGACACATTGTTACCGAACACTATCACGATATTATTAACGGAATGTTTGCCTAA
- a CDS encoding 16S rRNA (uracil(1498)-N(3))-methyltransferase produces MAQLQRIAIAPSQLQQEQIILTNEQQHYLVRVLRLRVGDRFIAMDGKGKWWLAQLETEQAQVLEPILVKTELPVSITLMVALPKGNGFDEVVRCCTELGVACIAPVLSDRTLLRPSPQKLERWRRIAAEAAEQSERAFVPTILEPVTFNSALTNNVATHSYICEARGDYLHLNNVIKSDTSEIIIATGPEGGWTKTEIETAIAAGFQPVSLGRRILRAVTAPVVALSLISAATEV; encoded by the coding sequence ATGGCTCAACTACAACGAATTGCGATCGCACCTTCTCAACTCCAACAAGAGCAAATTATACTCACCAACGAGCAACAACATTACTTGGTACGCGTTTTACGCTTGCGTGTAGGTGATCGCTTTATTGCTATGGATGGCAAGGGTAAATGGTGGTTAGCACAGCTAGAAACAGAGCAAGCGCAGGTTTTAGAACCAATTTTGGTAAAAACAGAATTACCTGTATCAATTACGCTCATGGTGGCATTACCAAAAGGTAATGGATTTGATGAAGTGGTGCGGTGTTGTACAGAATTAGGAGTAGCTTGTATTGCGCCTGTATTAAGCGATCGCACTTTACTTCGTCCCAGTCCCCAAAAACTGGAAAGGTGGCGACGCATCGCAGCAGAAGCCGCAGAACAATCAGAACGCGCTTTTGTGCCAACAATTTTAGAACCTGTTACTTTTAATTCTGCTTTGACTAATAATGTAGCAACTCATAGTTATATCTGTGAAGCGCGTGGTGATTATCTCCATTTAAATAACGTGATTAAATCTGACACCAGCGAAATTATTATTGCTACCGGCCCAGAGGGAGGATGGACAAAAACAGAAATTGAGACTGCGATCGCAGCAGGATTTCAACCTGTTTCTCTTGGTCGTCGTATCCTGCGAGCAGTCACAGCACCAGTAGTAGCATTATCCCTAATTTCCGCAGCAACTGAAGTATAA
- a CDS encoding YlqD family protein, whose translation MDVSNPQLLLKRVVNVKVIVTPLWKEEVQQQLQAQINQSDQQLQQLDVEGQKAIAAIQKQSLQPPGPQTLQQIDNIQLQVNQKKSELLEQKNQLLQNLQQVQFLELDQEVNQFQMEGFFKVERGDNLISKMQVEIVLRDGVVEEIRGDI comes from the coding sequence ATGGATGTCTCCAACCCTCAATTGCTTCTCAAGCGTGTAGTTAATGTCAAAGTCATTGTGACTCCTCTTTGGAAAGAAGAAGTACAGCAGCAATTGCAAGCGCAAATCAATCAAAGTGATCAGCAACTCCAACAGCTTGATGTTGAAGGACAAAAAGCGATCGCCGCCATTCAAAAGCAAAGTCTGCAACCACCAGGCCCCCAGACCCTGCAACAAATTGACAACATCCAACTCCAAGTCAATCAAAAGAAAAGTGAACTGTTAGAGCAAAAAAATCAACTTTTACAAAATCTCCAACAAGTGCAGTTTCTTGAGTTGGATCAAGAAGTCAATCAATTCCAAATGGAAGGCTTTTTTAAGGTCGAACGAGGCGATAACTTAATTAGCAAAATGCAAGTTGAAATCGTTCTCCGGGATGGCGTTGTAGAAGAAATTCGCGGTGATATTTAA
- a CDS encoding TIGR00341 family protein, with amino-acid sequence MWLLKKVRSWGKEQIIQIREGNSGEWHWLAENPMPVAGLNRSLWRGAVPSWTFYILLFLSGIISTVGLLASSAATIIGAMIVAPLMGPIIAIAYSIAVGNQRLLKRSGITLLSGIALTIVTSMVIAKIVGIRTFGPEIWGRVSPTLLDLAVALAAGAAGAFAKSRRHVADALPGVAIAVALVPPLSVIGIGVAMGSKSVAIGASLLFLANLIGIIFSGALVFLLQRYGSLQRARQGLILSIGAIFILGLPLGLSLDNLLLKERTRRSIEYSLYRRTLTFSGTDIRNIQVQRQENFLIVDLEVAAPVGSISENQVKMVRDFLQQSLKKPLTLNVRVIPIREFTAPAPDK; translated from the coding sequence ATGTGGCTACTAAAAAAAGTTCGTAGTTGGGGAAAAGAACAAATTATCCAAATACGAGAAGGTAACAGCGGCGAGTGGCATTGGTTAGCAGAAAATCCCATGCCAGTGGCTGGACTTAACCGCAGCTTGTGGCGAGGAGCCGTTCCCTCTTGGACTTTCTACATACTGTTATTTTTATCTGGAATTATCTCTACTGTAGGACTTCTGGCTAGCAGTGCGGCGACAATTATTGGTGCAATGATAGTTGCTCCTTTGATGGGGCCAATTATTGCGATCGCCTATAGCATAGCAGTAGGAAATCAGCGTTTGTTAAAGCGCTCTGGCATTACACTTTTATCGGGGATTGCATTAACTATTGTCACGTCAATGGTAATTGCCAAAATTGTGGGTATCAGAACCTTTGGCCCAGAAATTTGGGGACGAGTCAGCCCCACTTTGCTAGATTTGGCTGTAGCGTTGGCAGCAGGTGCAGCTGGGGCATTTGCTAAATCGCGCCGTCACGTTGCTGATGCTTTGCCAGGAGTAGCGATCGCCGTAGCTTTAGTACCACCTTTGAGTGTTATAGGTATTGGCGTAGCAATGGGTTCAAAATCAGTTGCTATTGGCGCATCCTTATTGTTTTTAGCAAACTTGATCGGCATTATTTTTAGCGGCGCACTAGTATTTCTCTTACAGCGCTACGGTTCTTTACAAAGAGCGCGTCAAGGTCTAATTTTATCAATTGGAGCTATATTTATTCTTGGCTTGCCGTTAGGTTTATCTCTAGATAATTTACTCCTGAAAGAACGAACACGTCGCAGTATTGAGTATTCGCTATACCGGAGAACTTTGACATTTTCTGGTACAGATATTCGCAATATTCAAGTACAGCGCCAAGAGAATTTCTTGATCGTTGACCTAGAAGTAGCGGCTCCTGTCGGTTCAATTTCCGAAAATCAAGTCAAAATGGTACGGGATTTTTTACAACAAAGCTTAAAAAAACCGCTAACTTTAAATGTGCGGGTAATTCCAATTCGGGAATTTACAGCACCGGCTCCAGATAAGTAA
- a CDS encoding dihydrolipoamide acetyltransferase family protein has translation MSIHEVFMPALSSTMTEGKIVSWVKSPGDKVEKGETVVVVESDKADMDVESFYEGYLAHIIVQAGDTATVGSAIAYVAETEAEIETAKSLGNSGSAAATPSSAPEPVAATASVGIPALASQNGSNHREGRLVASPRARKLAKELKVDLSNLQGSGPYGRIVAEDVEGAVNQGKQPAAIPVTLSRPTQTTPVAPAPTPAVAAVPGQTVPLTTFQNAVVRNMVASLAVPIFHVGYTITTDGLDKLYKQIKSKGVTMTALLAKAVAVTLQKHPLLNASYSDQGIVYHSGINVAVAVAMDDGGLITPVLQNADMIDIYSLSRNWKSLVERARTKQLQPEEYNSGTFTLSNLGMFGVDTFDAILPPGQGSILAIGASRPQVIATGDGLFGVRQQMQVNITSDHRIIYGAHAAAFLQDLAKLIETNPQSLTL, from the coding sequence ATGAGCATTCACGAAGTATTTATGCCGGCGCTTAGCTCTACTATGACCGAAGGTAAAATCGTCTCCTGGGTAAAATCGCCTGGCGATAAAGTGGAAAAAGGCGAAACCGTGGTGGTTGTAGAATCAGACAAGGCAGATATGGATGTGGAATCCTTCTATGAAGGATATCTTGCCCACATCATAGTGCAAGCTGGCGATACGGCAACCGTAGGCTCTGCGATCGCCTATGTAGCAGAGACAGAAGCCGAAATCGAAACCGCGAAGTCTTTGGGCAACTCAGGTAGTGCTGCGGCTACTCCTAGTTCTGCCCCTGAACCAGTTGCAGCTACAGCTTCGGTAGGAATACCTGCCTTAGCATCTCAAAATGGTTCTAACCACCGCGAAGGTAGACTTGTGGCCTCACCCCGCGCCCGCAAATTGGCAAAAGAATTAAAAGTTGATTTGAGTAATTTGCAAGGTAGTGGTCCCTACGGTCGCATTGTCGCTGAGGATGTGGAAGGTGCTGTTAATCAAGGCAAGCAACCCGCCGCCATACCTGTTACTTTATCCAGACCGACACAAACTACCCCAGTTGCACCTGCACCAACACCAGCTGTCGCCGCTGTTCCTGGTCAAACAGTGCCTCTAACTACCTTCCAAAACGCTGTAGTCCGGAATATGGTAGCTAGTTTAGCTGTGCCAATATTCCATGTGGGTTACACCATTACCACCGATGGGTTAGACAAGCTTTATAAGCAAATTAAATCTAAAGGGGTAACAATGACTGCACTGCTGGCAAAAGCTGTAGCGGTGACATTACAAAAACACCCATTATTAAATGCCAGTTATTCAGATCAAGGAATTGTTTATCATTCTGGTATTAACGTTGCCGTAGCCGTGGCAATGGATGATGGGGGATTGATTACACCTGTGTTGCAAAATGCAGACATGATAGATATTTATTCGCTCTCCCGGAATTGGAAGTCTTTAGTAGAACGCGCTAGAACCAAACAACTGCAACCTGAAGAATATAATAGTGGCACTTTTACCTTGTCGAATTTAGGGATGTTCGGTGTAGATACATTTGATGCGATATTACCACCTGGACAAGGTTCAATTTTAGCGATCGGGGCATCTCGGCCACAGGTAATAGCTACAGGTGATGGCTTATTTGGTGTACGGCAACAAATGCAGGTGAATATTACTTCTGACCATCGTATTATTTATGGCGCTCATGCTGCGGCCTTTTTACAAGATTTAGCGAAGTTGATTGAAACAAATCCGCAATCTTTGACACTCTAA
- a CDS encoding Uma2 family endonuclease, translating to MSQTQSQLKLLTFDEFIEWYPENSELRYELHDGVIVEMPKPKGEHSDLTGFLIEELLITIREMGKRGIWSIPKESIIKPYRDKSGYEPDIIVLNQETIDTETRWKQESVIHNASSVKLIVEVVSSNWRDDYYDKLRDYEAMGIPEYWIVDYAALGGRVFIGSPKVPTIFVCELIDGEYQMTPFREKNLIVSPTFSQLNLTVQQIFDSVI from the coding sequence ATGAGTCAAACACAATCGCAACTAAAGCTACTGACCTTCGATGAATTTATCGAATGGTATCCAGAAAACTCAGAACTACGTTACGAATTACATGACGGAGTGATTGTGGAGATGCCAAAGCCGAAAGGTGAACATTCTGATTTGACTGGTTTTTTGATAGAAGAATTACTCATCACAATTAGAGAGATGGGTAAACGCGGTATTTGGAGTATACCGAAAGAATCCATTATTAAACCATACCGCGACAAATCAGGATACGAACCGGATATTATTGTTTTAAATCAAGAAACTATCGATACTGAGACGCGTTGGAAGCAAGAATCAGTTATCCATAATGCTAGTTCGGTCAAGCTGATAGTTGAAGTAGTGTCAAGCAACTGGCGAGATGATTACTACGACAAGCTTCGTGACTATGAAGCTATGGGTATACCTGAATATTGGATTGTGGATTATGCAGCATTGGGTGGGCGTGTATTTATTGGTAGTCCCAAAGTTCCGACGATTTTTGTCTGTGAACTTATTGATGGTGAATATCAAATGACACCTTTTAGAGAAAAAAACCTTATAGTGTCTCCGACTTTTTCCCAGCTGAATCTAACCGTACAACAAATTTTTGACTCGGTGATTTAA
- a CDS encoding tetratricopeptide repeat protein — MIEQVATAFERKDYYTAANLLKQLLKESPDNPWVQFYLARLHEVSQKHQDAEQIYRQLLRSTNNVKIVTQARQGLQRLQEIDQEERQRAIAKATAEPSNTEFGLLVLEPLSSELKTTAAPKFAQIMQLDPYTARLVLPSRGWKLYRTGQVGELKFYGTQLQKVEIPCFWTTVTAIRQIQVFQVLYFSESGLKTTVVCRNEANQLGSLTFEWSEVTARVTGLLPIFEEVVDVDVRRKLERKTQTQDYAQFCDLHLPSRRCILRLGDQGYEFDQGVEINPQASQNTIRINWNSLLNWLEEHLKQVKVWSDFRPFGETVLDQTDLLDKIPSHIHLFRKEPTNWDSAFHLYSGLVLVKNGGEKGLGASG, encoded by the coding sequence ATGATTGAGCAAGTTGCCACCGCCTTTGAGCGTAAAGACTATTACACAGCTGCTAATTTACTCAAACAGCTGCTAAAAGAATCACCAGACAATCCTTGGGTGCAATTTTATTTGGCAAGGCTGCATGAAGTTTCCCAAAAGCATCAAGATGCTGAACAAATTTATCGCCAATTGCTGCGGAGTACGAACAATGTTAAGATAGTCACCCAAGCTCGTCAAGGTTTGCAACGGCTGCAAGAAATTGATCAGGAAGAAAGACAAAGAGCCATAGCCAAAGCCACAGCTGAACCTAGCAACACCGAATTTGGTTTACTAGTTTTAGAACCTCTCAGTAGCGAACTCAAAACCACAGCAGCACCAAAATTTGCCCAGATTATGCAATTAGATCCTTATACAGCTAGGTTAGTATTACCTAGTCGTGGCTGGAAACTATACCGCACTGGACAAGTAGGAGAACTGAAATTTTATGGTACACAGCTACAAAAAGTTGAAATTCCTTGTTTTTGGACTACCGTAACTGCTATTAGGCAAATTCAAGTTTTTCAAGTCCTATATTTTTCCGAATCTGGCCTTAAAACTACTGTTGTTTGTCGCAATGAAGCAAATCAACTTGGTTCTCTAACTTTTGAATGGTCAGAAGTGACAGCGCGAGTTACAGGACTGTTACCAATTTTTGAGGAAGTCGTAGATGTTGACGTTCGCCGGAAACTAGAACGTAAAACCCAAACACAAGACTATGCTCAGTTTTGTGATTTACACTTACCTAGTAGACGTTGTATTTTGCGACTTGGTGATCAAGGTTACGAGTTCGACCAAGGTGTAGAAATTAATCCTCAAGCCAGCCAAAATACAATTAGAATCAATTGGAATAGCTTGCTAAATTGGCTAGAAGAGCATCTCAAACAAGTTAAAGTTTGGTCAGACTTCCGGCCTTTTGGAGAGACTGTTTTGGATCAAACAGATTTGCTGGATAAAATCCCATCTCACATTCACTTATTTCGTAAAGAACCGACCAATTGGGACTCAGCTTTTCATTTGTATAGTGGATTAGTATTAGTTAAGAATGGTGGTGAAAAGGGGCTAGGGGCTAGTGGCTAG
- a CDS encoding VOC family protein → MSQVLFHLAFPVTDIAQTKAYYIDGLGCVPGRENPQALILNLYGHQLVAHITREPLIPQRTIYPRHFGLIFTQESDWEDLLNKAQQKQLLFREQPKNRFVGSPLEHRTFFLEDPFYNLIELKYYRHPESIFGSYEYTQIGDRA, encoded by the coding sequence ATGAGCCAAGTTTTATTTCATCTGGCTTTTCCTGTCACTGATATAGCTCAGACAAAAGCATATTATATTGATGGATTGGGCTGCGTTCCTGGTCGTGAAAACCCCCAAGCTTTAATTCTCAACCTTTACGGTCATCAATTGGTAGCTCACATCACTAGAGAACCCTTGATACCCCAACGCACTATTTATCCTAGACACTTTGGGCTAATTTTTACCCAAGAAAGTGACTGGGAAGATTTATTAAACAAAGCGCAACAAAAACAATTACTTTTTCGTGAACAACCCAAAAATCGCTTTGTTGGCTCTCCTCTAGAGCATCGCACTTTCTTTTTAGAAGATCCTTTTTATAACTTGATAGAACTCAAATATTACCGCCACCCAGAGTCGATTTTTGGGAGTTATGAATATACCCAAATTGGCGATAGGGCTTAA
- a CDS encoding esterase/lipase family protein: MNTENQQHNPVVLVHGIDDTGAVFDQMAIYLRQLGWSVYTLDLSPKNGDAGLDVLAKQIADYIATTFTPEQSLDLIGFSMGGIVSRYYVQRLGGINRVQRFITISSPHHGTVVAYASQRLGCLQMRPNSAFLKDLNSDVVMLKRLNFTSIWTPYDLMIVPTNSSQLPVGEEVILPVALHSWMLTDSRCLAVVAETLLQPIKPYRQFGYIHNSQKSTLGGGNI, encoded by the coding sequence ATGAACACTGAAAATCAGCAACATAATCCTGTTGTATTAGTACATGGCATTGATGATACAGGCGCAGTTTTCGATCAGATGGCAATTTATTTGAGACAACTAGGGTGGTCTGTATATACCCTAGATCTATCGCCCAAAAATGGTGATGCAGGTCTTGATGTGTTGGCAAAGCAAATAGCAGATTATATTGCCACTACTTTTACTCCAGAACAATCCCTCGATTTGATCGGCTTTAGCATGGGAGGAATTGTCAGCCGCTATTATGTTCAGCGACTGGGAGGAATTAACCGTGTGCAGCGGTTTATTACTATCTCTTCACCTCATCATGGTACTGTAGTTGCTTATGCTTCCCAACGTCTTGGTTGCTTGCAAATGCGTCCTAACAGTGCTTTTCTTAAGGATTTGAACTCTGATGTTGTGATGTTAAAGCGTTTGAACTTTACATCTATTTGGACACCTTATGATTTGATGATTGTTCCTACAAATAGTTCACAGTTGCCCGTAGGAGAAGAAGTAATTTTACCAGTAGCTCTACACTCTTGGATGTTAACAGACTCTAGATGTTTGGCAGTAGTAGCAGAAACCTTACTACAGCCAATTAAGCCCTATCGCCAATTTGGGTATATTCATAACTCCCAAAAATCGACTCTGGGTGGCGGTAATATTTGA